From the Lathyrus oleraceus cultivar Zhongwan6 chromosome 4, CAAS_Psat_ZW6_1.0, whole genome shotgun sequence genome, one window contains:
- the LOC127136612 gene encoding uncharacterized protein LOC127136612, giving the protein MDYNKRNTLKYSFKNFKLDDLRKLGALVEDQEGFKDKYGRLLSLLRIQVKDGLLSTLLQFYDPDYHCFTFPDYQLLPTLEEYSQLVGLPIMDKSPFPFLEKDPKEEDIAKAICLKVSDIKGNMIAKGGTVGLPTLFLIKKAQYYADHLSMPTFETILSLLIYGMLLFPSFEGFVDINAIKIFMKNNPVPTLLGNTYHSIHLRNFHGGGMITCCVPLLYKWFISHLPKSFLSLDKGFWSPRVMALTHSDIVWYNRVYDGILIIDSCGDFANVPLLGFNGGISYNPVLARRQLGYPLKEPPKSVHVEKIFFKGDKELQDQIVSAWRHLHKKGKESLGKPNCVSMEPYLRWVRERAIKLKMPYTRQDPLPPRREPVLVFMSEAEKLEIALKRSQHEAETWKNKYQVIVSENEELQMQLQAKNEEVLSYKKRRIYEDLFSSDSPPTR; this is encoded by the coding sequence ATGGATTACAATAAGAGAAACACCTTGAAATACTCTTTTAAGAATTTTAAGTTGGATGACCTAAGGAAGCTAGGAGCTTTGGTTGAAGATCAAGAGGGGTTCAAGGACAAGTACGGAAGGCTATTATCCTTATTGAGAATCCAAGTGAAGGATGGGCTTCTTTCTACGTTactacagttctatgatccggatTACCATTGTTTCACGTTCCCAGATTATCAGCTATTACCTACCTTAGAAGAGTACTCTCAGTTGGTGGGGTTACCTATTATGGATAAGTCTCCGTTCCCTTTCTTAGAGAAGGACCCTAAAGAGGAAGACATTGCTAAAGCCATATGCTTAAAGGTGTCCGACATCAAAGGCAATATGATCGCCAAAGGCGGAACTGTAGGGTTACCTACGCTTTTCTTAATCAAGAAAGCCCAATATTATGCCGATCATTTAAGCATGCCTACCTTTGAAACAATCCTTTCTTTGCTTATTTATGGAATGCTACTCTTCCCAAGTTTTGAAGGATTCGTTGACATTAACGCCATCAAAATATTCATGAAGAACAATCCAGTACCAACGTTATTGGGTAACACTTATCATTCCATACATCTCCGGAATTTTCATGGTGGAGGAATGATCACCTGTTGCGTGCCTTTattatacaagtggtttatttcgcacttgcccAAGTCTTTTTTGAGTCTTGACAAGGGATTTTGGTCACCAAGGGTCATGGCGCTGACACACTCGGACATCGTTTGGTataatcgtgtgtatgatggaATACTAATTATCGACAGCTGTGGAGACTTTGCCAACGTACCTTTACTTGGTTTTAATGGAGGAATCAGCTACAATCCAGTCCTAGCTCGCCGACAGTTAGGGTATCCCTTGAAAGAACCGCCTAAAAGTGTTCATGTGGAGAAAATCTTCTTTAAGGGTGACAAAGAACTTCAAGATCAGATTGTATCCGCTTGGCGTCATTTGCACAAGAAAGGCAAAGAAAGTTTGGGAAAGCCGAATTGTGTGTCTATGGAACCTTATCTTCGTTGGGTCCGGGAAAGAGCCATCAAGCTGAAGATGCCTTATACTCGCCAAGATCCTTTACCTCCGAGAAGAGAACCTGTTTTAGTATTCATGTCCGAAGCTGAAAAGTTGGAAATCGCTTTGAAGAGATCACAACATGAGGCAGAAACGTGGAAAAATAAATATCAGGTTATCGTCAGTGAGAATGAAGAGCTACAAATGCAGCTGCAGGCGAAGAATGAAGAAGTGCTTTCCTACAAAAAGAGAAGAATCTACGAGGATTTATTTTCCTCCGACTCTCCGCCTACTCGTTGA